A window of the Labrus mixtus chromosome 8, fLabMix1.1, whole genome shotgun sequence genome harbors these coding sequences:
- the ccr9a gene encoding C-C chemokine receptor type 9a: MNNMEDITTALPTEDLFSFSPSPGTEDYDIPDMMCDREPVRQFRSHFEPPFYWLIALVGGAGNLTVVWIYLNLRRRLKTMTDVYLLNLAVADLLFLVTLPLWASEATHGWSFGLALCKVNAALYKVNLFSSMLLLTCISCDRYVVIVQTAKAQNSQAERRRCSRLVCVGVWSVALLLAVPDLVFTHIKEAESQQYCRNVFPPHLGRSTKILVLSLQVSMGFCLPFLIMAFCYSVIFIKLLRTRTFQKHKAMRVIVVVVLVFVLSQLPHNGVLVMEAVQANNTTMMGCDQLNGFDIVGQVLKGVAYMHACLNPFLYAFVGERFRRDVLQLLSVCRRRPLVKSPQSKSFRSRVTSQSDSDTSQALSL, translated from the exons ATGAACAACATGGAAGACATCACAACAGCACTTCCCAccgag GACCTCTTCTCCTTTAGCCCCTCCCCCGGTACTGAAGATTATGACATCCCGGACATGATGTGCGACCGTGAGCCTGTGCGGCAGTTCAGGAGTCACTTTGAGCCGCCGTTCTATTGGCTCATCGCCTTGGTGGGCGGAGCCGGGAACCTGACTGTGGTGTGGATCTATCTGAACCTCCGGCGCCGGCTGAAGACCATGACGGACGTGTACCTGCTGAACCTGGCGGTGGCCGACCTTCTGTTCCTGGTCACTCTGCCGCTGTGGGCGTCTGAAGCCACGCACGGCTGGAGCTTCGGACTGGCCCTCTGTAAGGTGAACGCCGCCCTCTACAAGGTCAACCTGTTCAGTAGcatgctgctgctcacctgCATCAGCTGCGACCGCTACGTGGTCATCGTCCAGACCGCCAAGGCCCAAAACTCACAGGCAGAGCGTCGCCGCTGCAGCCGGTTGGTGTGTGTAGGGGTGTGGTCTGTGGCGCTGCTGTTGGCTGTTCCTGACTTAGTGTTCACACACATCAAGGAGGCGGAGTCACAGCAGTACTGCAGGAACGTGTTCCCGCCTCACCTGGGCAGGAGCACTAAGATCCTGGTCCTGTCCCTGCAGGTGAGCATGGGCTTCTGCCTGCCCTTCCTCATCATGGCGTTCTGTTACAGCGTCATCTTCATCAAGCTGCTCCGGACCAGAACCTTCCAGAAGCACAAGGCCATGCGGGTCATCGTGGTCGTGGTGCTGGTGTTCGTCCTGTCGCAGCTGCCCCACAACGGCGTGCTGGTGATGGAGGCGGTGCAGGCCAACAACACCACCATGATGGGCTGCGACCAGCTCAACGGTTTCGACATTGTGGGCCAGGTACTGAAGGGCGTGGCCTACATGCACGCCTGCCTCAACCCCTTTCTCTACGCTTTTGTTGGCGAGCGTTTTCGCCGCGacgtgctgcagctgctgagcgTCTGCCGCCGGCGTCCGCTCGTTAAGAGTCCGCAGAGTAAGTCGTTCAGGAGCCGagtcaccagccaatcagacAGTGACACCTCACAGGCGCTGTCACTGTAG